The genomic DNA GCGAATCTCCGAATTAATGTTAAATTATTCAAATAATGACTTCAGTTGGTATATGGACAGCTCTGTAAAGGAAGCTGAAAGAACGATGGGTTCTGCTGACGGGCTTTATGCAGGTGTATGGATTGTAACCATGAACAGAGGATGGAGCAGACTTAACAAGAATGAGGATGCTAAGCGTTGTGGTATCTGTCTTTGGGGTGAGCATGCTGAAAGTCGTTTCTGGAGCTACAATACAGGTGGTGACGCAATGGAGCGTATGAGTAACTATCAGGCATCTCTTGAGCGTGCTTTCTCTGGTGGTAATCGTAACCCATTGTCTCGTCCTGCAATCAGTGACACTGGTAACGAAATGGAGGCACAGGGTAGCACACCCGCATTGAGCAAGTTCGCTGGTCTTGCATCTTGGATTCCAGAGCGTACTGCTATCTCTGGTAACCTTCCATTCGCGACCCACTTTAATATGGGTAATGGTGATCGCTACAACTATAAGGGTAAGAGAACAGCTGGTTCATGGTATAATATGAGTAGCCAGGACGTTGTTCCAACTTATCGTTGGATGGTTGTTAACGAGAATACGGAAACTGCAAGTACTGCAGTACAGCCTTCATTGACAAATGAGGATGCTTACACGGGTGGCGCTTGTCTGCGTCTGAAGGGTGTAAACAATGCCAATGGTACAGACGTCATTCTCTTTAAGACTAACCTAACTCCTTCAAAGGGTAAGGTGGTAGCAAAGGTGGCTATCAAGACTGGCAAAGAGGGTGAAACTGAGAGCAAACTCTCTCTCATCGTTCGTGTAAACGGTTCATGGAAGGCTTACGCACTGGGTGACACTGAGAACGCAAACTGGGCAGAGAAAAAGGTTGAGCTGAACGATATTACTGCTGGCCAGAAGATTGAGCGTATCGGTCTGCGTGTGAAGAACTCAGATGCTAACTATAACGTTCTCGTTGGTAAGATTGAGTTGAATGACGATGTACAGGCTACTCCTGCAGCTGTTAAGGATTTGACTATCCAGGTGAAGGAAGAGACAAAGTCTTCTCTCTCTGTTAAGGCAGTATGGGGAATTGATAAGGAGGTCGGTGACAAGCCGACTGTTTACAATGACGAGGCTAACATCGACCACTTCGAGATACTCTATAAGAATGGTGAGAATGGTAAGGTTTCTGAGGTAGGTCGTACTTCACAGTGGGCTACTTACATCCCTAACATCCAGTTCAAAGATGTTAATGACAAACCATTCATTGGTGTTCGTTCAGTAAGTACCGACTTGAAGACTTATTCAAAGATACAGTGGGTTGCTGTTCCACGTGCTAACCAAAGCAAATTGCCAGAGCCTAAGAAGGAAGAGTATGGCAAGGTTGAACTTGACGAGTCTGCTGCTGGTGCTGAAACTGCAAGAAAGATTCGCTATGTAGAGAAATTCCAGACAGAAGGTGGTACCAAGAATATTGATTACACAGCAAAGGGACCCGCAGGAAACAAGGAAAACTATGTTGATGCAACTGATCAGGTATTGGAAGTTAAACAGGGTACTACTGTTACTGTTAAGATTAAGGGTCATGAAGCATTTGATGGCATAGATCACAGCCATGATGACCTCCGCTACTGTATGGGTAAGGCGTGGATGGACTTGAATGGTGATTACCAGTTTAATCCTGATAAAATAACAGAAAATAAAGAAGCTGGTGAGTGTATCTTGTTCTTCGGAAAGGTTCGTGCAGGATCTCCTGAACAAGTTCAGCAGCTGAATGAATACACATTCAAAGTGCCTGATGATGCTAAGCCAGGTAAGAGCCGTATCCGTCTCGTATTCTGTGATGCATGGTTCCAGGGTGGTTTAACACCAACAGGTAAGTTTAACAAGGGCTTCGCTATTGACTTCGGTGTAACCATCACAGGTACAAATCCAGGTCGTGGTGCTAAGGCTGATACTCACGATAAGGGTGAAGCTGAACAGCCAGAGATGCTCGAGGGCGGTTCTACTAACATCGCATCAGCTGGTGTAGGTGCTGCTTCACAGCTCACAGTTGCTGGTGGTAAGGTAATCTTCGAGAATGTTGAGCGTGCATGGGTATTCTCTGTTGATGGTCAGACTGTGAAGAGCTTGGTTAATCCAAAGTCTTTCAACACAAATGAGTTGCCAGCAGGTGTTTACCTCGTTAAGATGCAGAACAATAATGTTATCCGTACACAGAAAGTTACTATTAAGTAATAAGTAATCTCTTAAGAATAAGGTTATCTGGCTTGATTTCATCGAGTCGGGTAACCTTGTTCCGCTTTTATAGGTAAAGTTTTTAGCTGTCTTTTAACAACTAATTACTCATAGCCAAGCTACATTTTGAAAAGTTATAAGGCATCAACACGAGTGGTGTTTACCATTAGCACAACACGTGCGGGGCGTTAGCACATCAGATGAAGACGGTAAGAGGAATTCATTAGGATTACGTTGTAAGTCAATAGTGAATAACTCATGTGGGAAATAAGAGCAGACAGCACTGCTTTAGAATCTTGTCCTTGGACATAAGCTATACTCCTTAAAGGGAGAAAGCAGGTATAAGTCGTAATTAGATTTACAATTATTCAATAACAAAACCCAAATCAATTATGAGAAGAATTCATTTACTTCTTTTTGGTTGCTGCCTGATTCCATCTACTTTGATGGCGCAGGAACTTAAGAGCAACTATATTCAGTGGGGCTTTGAATCTCTGCAGTTTCCAAACAAACTTCGCAGTTGGTCAAAGTCTAACCCTAAAATCAATGATGATGATAACTTCTTCATCTCTCGTGTAAAACCAAAGCAGCGTTTCCGTTACGAAGGAACACAGGTTCGTACGGACCTTACAGAGACAAACGACAAGAAGCTCCTTGCTTGGCTGCCATGGAACGTGCCAAGTAAGAACGCTCTCCCTGATGGTGTCTTCGACTCTGAGGTATTCTCAATGTGGCCTTACGTAACTCACTGGGGTGACTGGAACTGCGGCTTAGGTCGTATTCCTGCAGCTTTGTTGGACGTTGCACATAAGAATGGTGTAGCTGTATCTTCTGTTGCTGGTATTCCTGATGGTCAGCTTAAAGGTGAGTGGAGTAGATCACTGACTACACTCGCAGGTTCTGATATTCAGACTGTAGCTGACTATATGAAGTACTACGGTTATGACGGTTTCGGTTATAACTCTGAGTTTTCTGAGTATTATACTGCAGGTCGTGTTACAAAAGCAGTTAGAGATTTCCACGTAAAACTCAACAAAGCAATCAGACCTTATAATCCTATTTTTGAAAATATTTGGTATGATGGTACTAATGATCAAGGTCGTGTTACTTTCGACCAAGGTCTGGGCGATCATAACAAGACTATCTTCGGTGAAAGTGGTAGCGAGGCTGCAGACCTTTTCTTCAACTATAACTGGAACCGTTCTTGGTTATTGGAGAATTCAGTAGCTAAGGCTGAGGAACTTCACCGTAACCCATTGGACCTCTACGCAGGTTTCAATATGCAGGGAGGCGAACCAAAAACATATAGTACTGTACGTTGGCCGCTTTTGAAGAAGTACCCAATCTCAATCGGTCTTTGGGGTGCTCACTCACAGAACATGTTCTTTGAGAGTCGTGGTGAGAAGGGTAGTGACCCAGAGACACAGCAGCGTACTTATATGTTGCGTACAGAACGTTGGTTCTCAAGCGGTTCACGTAACCCTGTTACTACTCCTGAGATTTCACACAGCATGCAGTACAATGCTGATAACACAGATTTCCACGGTATGTCAGCTATGATGACCGCACGTAGTTCTATGTCTTGGGACTTGACACAGGAGCCATTGATTACTTACTTCAACCTCGGTAACGGTAAGTTCTTCAACTATGGTGGTGTTCGTCAGAACGATCGCCCATGGGCTAACGTAGGTGTACAGGATTACTTGCCAACATGGCGTTGGTGGTTTGCAAGCAAGTTGCTCGGTCGTACCGCGGCTGATGTTCCTGCAACTGGTCTTGATGCAGAGTTCGTATGGGACGATGCTTACATGGGTGGTTCTACTGTTCGTGTACATGGTTCTACTCCTAAGGAGTATCTCCACCTCTTCAAGACAAAGTATGCTTTGAAGACAGGCGACGTTATCACCTTCCGTTATAAGGTTAAGGGTGGTAAGGCTGATGCTTCTTTGGTATTCGCTACAGAAGATAATGTAAACGCAGAGAAGGCTTATCCAGTATTGACAACTGCTGATGAGGCTGATGAGGATAAGTGGGTTGAGAAGACTATCACTGTTGGTGGCGACTTGAACGGTAAGACACTTGCACTCGTTGCACTCAAGATGGAGAATGCTGCCGACTTGAATCTCTACCTCGGTGAGTTCTCAATCGTTCGTGGTAGCTTCGATGCTCCAGCACAGCCAATCGATGTAAAGACAACCTTGTTGCACGCTGCAAAGAATGGCGTTGATGCTAAGATTATCTTCAACATGCCTAACACTAAGGCAAAGGGCGAGCCTTGCTACAACACAGACGTGAAGACTTCTCTCTTTAAGCTCTGGGCACAGCAGGAGGGCAAGGAGCCTATCCTCATGGGTGTAACCACTTCATGGGCAGGTATGTTCTATTCTGTTCCTGTTGACCTCAAGGGTCAGGGCAAGGTTAAGTTCGGTGTGTCTGCAGTATCTCTTGATATGAAGAAGGAAAGTGCTATCGCTTGGGGCGAGGATCACGAAATCTTCACAAACTATGACTACAACGACGAAATCAAGGCAGACAAGTCTGTGATTAAGCCAAACGAGGAGTTCACTATCGCTTATGTTGACCCACGTCACGAGGCTGGTAACTGGAAGATTGTTGATGGTTCTGGTAACGTCGTTGCTCAGGCAAACAACGCTACAGAGATTAAGGTGACTGGCATTGCTAATGTAGGTTTCTATAACCTCATTCTCAATGGTAAGGTAGCTTCAACTTCTGGTCGTGTAGACAAGGAAGTAACTTACTCTAACTATGTTCAGATTACTTCTAATGCAGTAGGTGCTGTTCCTCACATCAATAAGCTGACAGCTGATGATAGCGAGACAAGCATTGAGGTTGTTGCCAATAAGGAGGTAACAATGAAGTACGAGGGTAAGAAGGCTGACGGTTCAGGCTCAAGAGGTGTTAAACTCCTTGAGAAACCAGTAGGTGTTAAGGTTTCTGAGCTCGGCTTTAATAATACAAGCAAGAACAATCAGGCTTGGTCACTCGCATTCTGGGTTAAGTTCAATGGCTTCACTGGTGGTACTCAGATTGTAGATATGCGTCATCCTGGTACTGACTGGCCACAGAATAACTGGGGTTCTATGTGGACTACATACGATCCTAACACAGGTGTTTATGAGGTGACACTCCGTGAGAAGAATGCTGGTGGTGCTAAGGAGTACAAGCAGCGTTGGAAGGTTGACTTCGTTCCGGGTGCTTGGACACACTTCGTTTTGGCTATGGAAGGTAACGGTACAGATACCAAGCCTATGGTTTATATCAATGGTAAGGCTGCTAAGGCTCATAACTGGGAGTATAATGGTCAGCAGGGCGATGGTCTTAATACAGCTCGTTTTGCAAACAATGCATGGTGGGAAGAGAATATTCTCGGTATTGGCTTTGGTCGTGCCGGAGCAGCTGCTATTAATGGTACTGTTGATGATGTTAAGTTCTTCGACAAGGCTATCTCTGAGGCTGAGGCTACAAAAACAATGATGTCTACAGCTACTACAGATGCAGGTATGAAGGCTTACTGGGACTTCGAGTCTGATGCAGCTGCAGACCACTACTTCGCAAGTAAGGTTGGTACTGCTAAGATTGCTCACGGTGAGTTGAAGGCAGGTACTGGTGAGGGTGTTACAACGCTTGTTCCAGATGCTCCAACTTATGATGCTGGTAGTGCATTCGTTTCTGGTAATTTCCAAGTGACAACTACTGCAGAGTGGACAGCTAAGAAGGCTACTATCACTTCACAGTCAGGTAACGATCAGGCTGGTACAGCGAAGTTGAAGTATGCTAAGGCTGGTGACTATGAGGTTACATTGACCTTGACCAATGCTCACGGTTCTGACACTCGTACCTTCAAGGTAATTAAGGTGAAGGCTGATCCAACAGGTATCAACGGCACTGAGGCTGCTGACATGAAGGTTTACGCTATCGACCGTGACGTATTGTTTGATGTTGAGACACCGGGCAACTACCTTGTTCAGGTATTCTCTACCAATGGTCAGATGGTTGCAAGTAAGGCTGTTTCAGTGAATGGTGCAGAGTCTGTACGTCTCCATCTTGGTGTTCAGGGCGTTTACGTCGTGAATGTCAAGAAGGACGGTAAGACACTCCGTACAGTGAAATTTATCTGTAAGTAAATAATTCTGTAAGTGCTGGAAGGAGCTCTACTCCTCTGGCACTTATGTTTTTAACCTGATCTTATTGCTTATAAAAGCATCTAAACTTTGGGTACATAAAAGAATTATAACTAAATAGCATTATTGCTAAACAGAAATAAACAAACCTTATATGGCTGTATGTGTATGGCTGTATATACCTAAAATCATTTATCAACTAAACAATTATTATTATGAAAAGGATTACTTTGTTTGCATCTTTGGCATTGGCGAGCTGTCTCAGCATGAGTGCACAGCGTACGCCAACACATCCATTGGACATCCAAGATGCTAAGTTTGAGAACCTGCCTAACTACCTTGAAGCATGGTTGAAAGGCGAGAAGAAGCAACCACAGGACGTCAGCGAGATTGACGACCAGTTCTTCATCTCTCGTGTTCGTCCACTCGACCGTATCAAAGACGGCGACTATAAGGTACGTTCAGAGGTGAATAGCGAGCGTAAGATGTGTCTTTGGACACCGCTTGACGACCCTACCTCTAAGTGGAAGGCTCTTCCTCGTTATTGCTTTGAGGGTGATAACTTCAGTTTGTGGTCATACATTGATATTCACGGAAACTGGACTTCACCTTGGGTTCGTTCTACTGCAGGTCTGACTGACGTTGCTCATAAGAACGGTGTTACTGTGGGTTGTGTGATGTCTATCCCTTATGGTCAGACTGTTTACCCAAGTGGTTGGACTTCTGATATCTACGGAAGAATATTGTACAAGCTTATCCAAAAGAAGGACGGTAAGTATATCTATGCAGAGCCATTGGTTCGTATGATGAAATATTACGGTATCAATGGTATCGGTTTTAACTCTGAGTTCCGTACAAGCTCTACTGTTATGTCACAGTTGACCGAGTTCTTTGTTGCATGTCATAAGGAAGCAGAGGCTATCAAGTGGAAGTTTGAAGTACACTGGTATGATGGTACTTCAGATAATGGTTATATCCATTTTGATGGTGGTTTGGGAAACCATAACCAGAAGATTTTCGGTAATAAGGACAATATTGCTACCGATATGCTCTTTGCTAACTACAACTGGGATGGCGAACTTTTGCGTCGTTCTGTAACTACAGCTAATAGCTTAGGACGTAGCAGTTTCGACTATTATGCAGGCTTTGATATTCAAGGACGTGGCTTGAGGCAAGCAAGTTGGAGCGCACTGTTGAACAACAATATCTCTATTGGTTTCTGGGGTGCTCACTCACAGAGTCTTATCCACCAGAGTGCAACAGACGATGGTACATCTGACATTGCTATTCAGAAGACTTATCTGAAGAAGCAGGAGCTTATCTTCAGTGGCGGTAACAACAACCCAGCTTTGTTGCCAGCTATCAACACTGATTGTAATTTGGCTAATGCAAGTTTGAAGAATTTCCACGGTCTTGCAACTTTCCTTTCAGCGAAGTCCACTATCCAGCAGGTTCCATTCGTTTCACGTTTTAATCTTGGTAATGGTTTGAGCTTCCGTAAGGATGGTGAGGTTACTTTCGACCACAAGTGGTATAACCTCAATACACAGGACTATATGCCAACTTGGCGTTGGTGGATTACTGACCGCACCGATCAAGTGAATACTGGTAATATCAACGGTCTTGCAAAGGCAGAACTAACCTTTGATGATGCTTACTGGGGTGGCTCATGTCTGTCAATCTCTGGTCAGACTGACTTCTCACGAGTAAAGCTCTTCAAGACAATGCTTGAGGTAAAGCCTGATTATGAGTTCTCTGTTACCTATAAGACTGTCGCAGGCATGGATTCTCATGCTAAGTTCTTTGTTGCTTTGAAGGACCACGTTACCGAATACAAAGAGGTAGCATTGCCAGCTGTTGAGGCTGAAGGTAAGTGGAAGACCTTCACAGTAAAGGCTTCTGAACTCGGATTGGCTGCTGGTGATAAGGTTGCTATGATGGGTCTCGTTGTTGAGAAGACTCCTGCTAACTATGAGTTGCGTGTTGGTGAGATGGCTCTCCGTGACAATGCGAAGAGCTTTGCTACTGTAGCTCCTACTATCAAGAAGGTTGAGATACTCCGTGGTCGTTACAATGCTTGCGACTTCAAGATGCAGTATGCTTCTAAGGAAGAGTCAGGATGGGATAAGACTTACAACGACGAGGTAGGTACATGGTATTATGAAATCTACTTCCAGCAGAAGGGACAGAAGCAGCAACTACTTACCGCTACTACTTCTTGGGCTGCCTATGTTGTAGATGCTCCAATGGTATCAGGTGCTGACAAACGCCAGTGCCGTTTCGGTGTACGTGCCGTTTCTCCTGATGGCAAGAAGGGTTCTGAGATTGTTTGGTCAGAGTATATGAATGTAGATTACAACCAGCCATTGAGCGATGTTGTTGCAGACCGTCCAGTTATTAAACCAAACGAGGAGTTCACTCTCAAGTATTTGGACGAGATGGTTCCTGCTGCTAAGGAATGGAAGTTGCAGGATGCTGTTACAGGAACTGTTGCCGCACAAGCTGCAAGCGGTACAAGTGCTAAGCTTACGGTTGCTAAAGAAGGAACATACGACCTTGTTGTTGTTGATAGCAAGGGTCAGGAGACGATTGTACGTGGTAAGGTGAAGATTACACCAGAGGCTACAGGAGCTGTTCCTCAGATTAACAACATCACAGCTGACAAGACAACAGAGAAGACAGGGCAGAACGTAACTTACACTTACGACGGTCGTCTCGGAGAGGGTAAGGCATCACGTGGTCTTGAAATCACCGACCCTAAGATGTTCCGCATCCCTGGTAATGTTCAGCAGGGTA from Prevotella melaninogenica includes the following:
- a CDS encoding endo-beta-N-acetylglucosaminidase is translated as MNKRITLSAWVVAAMLAMSPMGAAAQTEMSPTASTQVYDLSKLGDQTLLKHFAELIKQGRKYPTDADLKAWGIKDEVEFIRTHVKKRAIESRADRLIKDTYENRNLFMNIPGGAGKNLGGYPSSTFANDNFSMWNYTNLFGAWNYGLFQAPGSWADAAHRNGTSIFAGIKFFDHTTGGAADSWESFIMQKDANGKFLYTHPLINCMRFLGFDGINYNWESTSNYTKADNIAFHQELYQIAKEEGFDDFKVMYYTNSSRLTQHNSDHIWGPRKDKRISELMLNYSNNDFSWYMDSSVKEAERTMGSADGLYAGVWIVTMNRGWSRLNKNEDAKRCGICLWGEHAESRFWSYNTGGDAMERMSNYQASLERAFSGGNRNPLSRPAISDTGNEMEAQGSTPALSKFAGLASWIPERTAISGNLPFATHFNMGNGDRYNYKGKRTAGSWYNMSSQDVVPTYRWMVVNENTETASTAVQPSLTNEDAYTGGACLRLKGVNNANGTDVILFKTNLTPSKGKVVAKVAIKTGKEGETESKLSLIVRVNGSWKAYALGDTENANWAEKKVELNDITAGQKIERIGLRVKNSDANYNVLVGKIELNDDVQATPAAVKDLTIQVKEETKSSLSVKAVWGIDKEVGDKPTVYNDEANIDHFEILYKNGENGKVSEVGRTSQWATYIPNIQFKDVNDKPFIGVRSVSTDLKTYSKIQWVAVPRANQSKLPEPKKEEYGKVELDESAAGAETARKIRYVEKFQTEGGTKNIDYTAKGPAGNKENYVDATDQVLEVKQGTTVTVKIKGHEAFDGIDHSHDDLRYCMGKAWMDLNGDYQFNPDKITENKEAGECILFFGKVRAGSPEQVQQLNEYTFKVPDDAKPGKSRIRLVFCDAWFQGGLTPTGKFNKGFAIDFGVTITGTNPGRGAKADTHDKGEAEQPEMLEGGSTNIASAGVGAASQLTVAGGKVIFENVERAWVFSVDGQTVKSLVNPKSFNTNELPAGVYLVKMQNNNVIRTQKVTIK
- a CDS encoding endo-beta-N-acetylglucosaminidase — encoded protein: MRRIHLLLFGCCLIPSTLMAQELKSNYIQWGFESLQFPNKLRSWSKSNPKINDDDNFFISRVKPKQRFRYEGTQVRTDLTETNDKKLLAWLPWNVPSKNALPDGVFDSEVFSMWPYVTHWGDWNCGLGRIPAALLDVAHKNGVAVSSVAGIPDGQLKGEWSRSLTTLAGSDIQTVADYMKYYGYDGFGYNSEFSEYYTAGRVTKAVRDFHVKLNKAIRPYNPIFENIWYDGTNDQGRVTFDQGLGDHNKTIFGESGSEAADLFFNYNWNRSWLLENSVAKAEELHRNPLDLYAGFNMQGGEPKTYSTVRWPLLKKYPISIGLWGAHSQNMFFESRGEKGSDPETQQRTYMLRTERWFSSGSRNPVTTPEISHSMQYNADNTDFHGMSAMMTARSSMSWDLTQEPLITYFNLGNGKFFNYGGVRQNDRPWANVGVQDYLPTWRWWFASKLLGRTAADVPATGLDAEFVWDDAYMGGSTVRVHGSTPKEYLHLFKTKYALKTGDVITFRYKVKGGKADASLVFATEDNVNAEKAYPVLTTADEADEDKWVEKTITVGGDLNGKTLALVALKMENAADLNLYLGEFSIVRGSFDAPAQPIDVKTTLLHAAKNGVDAKIIFNMPNTKAKGEPCYNTDVKTSLFKLWAQQEGKEPILMGVTTSWAGMFYSVPVDLKGQGKVKFGVSAVSLDMKKESAIAWGEDHEIFTNYDYNDEIKADKSVIKPNEEFTIAYVDPRHEAGNWKIVDGSGNVVAQANNATEIKVTGIANVGFYNLILNGKVASTSGRVDKEVTYSNYVQITSNAVGAVPHINKLTADDSETSIEVVANKEVTMKYEGKKADGSGSRGVKLLEKPVGVKVSELGFNNTSKNNQAWSLAFWVKFNGFTGGTQIVDMRHPGTDWPQNNWGSMWTTYDPNTGVYEVTLREKNAGGAKEYKQRWKVDFVPGAWTHFVLAMEGNGTDTKPMVYINGKAAKAHNWEYNGQQGDGLNTARFANNAWWEENILGIGFGRAGAAAINGTVDDVKFFDKAISEAEATKTMMSTATTDAGMKAYWDFESDAAADHYFASKVGTAKIAHGELKAGTGEGVTTLVPDAPTYDAGSAFVSGNFQVTTTAEWTAKKATITSQSGNDQAGTAKLKYAKAGDYEVTLTLTNAHGSDTRTFKVIKVKADPTGINGTEAADMKVYAIDRDVLFDVETPGNYLVQVFSTNGQMVASKAVSVNGAESVRLHLGVQGVYVVNVKKDGKTLRTVKFICK
- a CDS encoding endo-beta-N-acetylglucosaminidase — protein: MKRITLFASLALASCLSMSAQRTPTHPLDIQDAKFENLPNYLEAWLKGEKKQPQDVSEIDDQFFISRVRPLDRIKDGDYKVRSEVNSERKMCLWTPLDDPTSKWKALPRYCFEGDNFSLWSYIDIHGNWTSPWVRSTAGLTDVAHKNGVTVGCVMSIPYGQTVYPSGWTSDIYGRILYKLIQKKDGKYIYAEPLVRMMKYYGINGIGFNSEFRTSSTVMSQLTEFFVACHKEAEAIKWKFEVHWYDGTSDNGYIHFDGGLGNHNQKIFGNKDNIATDMLFANYNWDGELLRRSVTTANSLGRSSFDYYAGFDIQGRGLRQASWSALLNNNISIGFWGAHSQSLIHQSATDDGTSDIAIQKTYLKKQELIFSGGNNNPALLPAINTDCNLANASLKNFHGLATFLSAKSTIQQVPFVSRFNLGNGLSFRKDGEVTFDHKWYNLNTQDYMPTWRWWITDRTDQVNTGNINGLAKAELTFDDAYWGGSCLSISGQTDFSRVKLFKTMLEVKPDYEFSVTYKTVAGMDSHAKFFVALKDHVTEYKEVALPAVEAEGKWKTFTVKASELGLAAGDKVAMMGLVVEKTPANYELRVGEMALRDNAKSFATVAPTIKKVEILRGRYNACDFKMQYASKEESGWDKTYNDEVGTWYYEIYFQQKGQKQQLLTATTSWAAYVVDAPMVSGADKRQCRFGVRAVSPDGKKGSEIVWSEYMNVDYNQPLSDVVADRPVIKPNEEFTLKYLDEMVPAAKEWKLQDAVTGTVAAQAASGTSAKLTVAKEGTYDLVVVDSKGQETIVRGKVKITPEATGAVPQINNITADKTTEKTGQNVTYTYDGRLGEGKASRGLEITDPKMFRIPGNVQQGKSYSYALWFKADKFNHDKQGTNLINKNSIHDKWPHNNWGDLWVTIRPEWQGQSKLHKANEISFNTMGWTAHDNPYEDVMSTGYNVTPGVWNHIVVTHTDGNIQKIYFNGRQVASHSFANSKRREDVAQTDTRIDANKVADIFIGGGGVYKSGFNGVIDEVQVWNKPLSDEEVLQAMKGYKADEIPDGLQAYFTFEEANGMKFKNMGKAGSEYDGSVVVVDGSGGENTSGASYVDQQPNNNVLGFPGIVGTYDIKTVPTWTLGDGQISSSTDKTAVVTYAAPGKKNVTLKLKNGWGEAEKTVEEIVEITSEANAINDVDAQLGFSVYPNPFVESVNLRFADYGRYTINVLGTTGALLQSNSFEAAQGQVVNVAITGAKGMYLVQVLKDGKIYKTVKVVKK